A DNA window from Thermogemmata fonticola contains the following coding sequences:
- a CDS encoding thiamine pyrophosphate-binding protein, translating to MMEPVWGPLSRRAWMQSVAAIGGSGALAGAVSAGPLARLRQRRKPDWVVGRMSGAEALVTALQLEGVGCVYGIPGAQENELWDTFKQKGLPYLLVAHEFSAACMADGYARSTGQPGVLCVVPGPGVTNSLTGLGEALLDSSAVVAIVGDVANGADARPFQVHSLPQVELLKPVCKSIYPVQTVEQIPAAVRQAFVAAQQEEPGPVAVVVPYNLFIEVRDFRCPPPPEPPPPWDEAAFARALELLADPTARIGIYAGYGCMEATAELQAVAELLQAPVATSVSGKGVIPENHPLAVGWGFGPHASEVAEAVFAGDGRLPRQAGVTTLLAIGVKFSEVSTGYYGNPQPQRVIHVDSSAANLGRILRTDVCVHADARLFLGRLLTHADRLRRPANPQLMQRIAQLKAEVQRRFARIPQPPCGVDPLALIRALRCHLPADALLFTDVTVSEHLAAEHFTVYHPRTYFNPVDNQAMGWSIPAAIGAQRVHPGRLVATLTGDGCALMSALELSTAAREHLPVKFFILDDQAYHYMQMLQLPAYLRTTATILARLDYKALAQALGLAYLDITRHDQLDERLRQALEHPGPVLVRVATDYHERKIRWIEAVRRRYARELTPAQKARFLARIGARALRLKESD from the coding sequence ATGATGGAGCCGGTGTGGGGGCCGCTGTCTCGGCGGGCCTGGATGCAGAGCGTGGCGGCGATCGGAGGAAGCGGAGCGCTGGCGGGAGCGGTCTCCGCTGGGCCGCTGGCCCGCCTCCGGCAACGGCGCAAGCCGGATTGGGTCGTGGGCCGCATGAGCGGGGCGGAAGCCCTGGTCACCGCCTTGCAACTGGAGGGGGTCGGTTGCGTCTACGGCATCCCCGGCGCCCAGGAGAACGAGCTGTGGGACACCTTCAAGCAAAAGGGTTTGCCGTATTTGCTCGTGGCGCATGAGTTCTCCGCCGCCTGCATGGCCGATGGGTATGCGCGGAGTACAGGGCAGCCCGGCGTGCTCTGCGTGGTGCCCGGTCCCGGTGTGACCAACTCGCTGACGGGCCTGGGGGAAGCGCTGCTGGACTCCAGCGCGGTCGTGGCGATTGTCGGGGACGTAGCCAACGGCGCCGACGCCCGACCGTTCCAGGTCCACTCCTTGCCTCAAGTCGAGCTGCTCAAGCCGGTGTGCAAATCCATTTATCCGGTGCAAACGGTGGAGCAGATTCCCGCCGCGGTGCGCCAGGCGTTTGTCGCCGCCCAGCAGGAGGAACCCGGTCCTGTGGCGGTGGTGGTGCCGTACAACCTCTTCATCGAGGTGCGAGATTTTCGCTGTCCGCCGCCGCCGGAGCCGCCGCCGCCGTGGGATGAGGCGGCGTTCGCCCGCGCGCTGGAGCTGCTAGCCGATCCAACGGCCCGCATCGGCATCTATGCCGGCTACGGCTGCATGGAGGCGACAGCGGAGTTGCAAGCGGTCGCCGAGCTGCTCCAGGCTCCGGTCGCCACGAGCGTCTCCGGCAAGGGGGTGATCCCGGAGAACCATCCTCTGGCCGTGGGGTGGGGTTTTGGACCACACGCTTCGGAGGTGGCCGAGGCCGTGTTCGCCGGGGATGGCCGCTTGCCGCGACAGGCCGGTGTCACCACCTTGCTGGCCATCGGGGTCAAGTTCAGCGAGGTGTCCACGGGGTATTACGGCAACCCTCAGCCGCAGCGGGTGATCCACGTTGATAGCAGCGCGGCCAATTTGGGGCGGATTCTGCGCACGGATGTCTGCGTCCATGCGGATGCCCGCCTGTTCCTCGGCCGCCTGCTGACTCACGCGGACCGCCTCCGCCGCCCGGCCAATCCACAGCTCATGCAGCGCATCGCCCAGCTCAAAGCCGAAGTCCAGCGCCGCTTTGCCCGCATTCCCCAGCCGCCGTGCGGGGTCGATCCCCTCGCCCTGATCCGCGCCCTGCGCTGCCACTTGCCCGCTGACGCTTTGCTATTCACCGATGTCACGGTCAGCGAGCACCTGGCCGCCGAGCACTTCACCGTCTATCACCCTCGCACTTACTTCAATCCGGTGGACAACCAGGCGATGGGGTGGAGCATCCCGGCGGCGATTGGAGCGCAACGCGTGCATCCCGGCCGGCTCGTTGCGACCCTCACCGGTGATGGCTGCGCCCTCATGTCCGCCCTGGAACTGAGCACCGCCGCCCGCGAACACCTCCCCGTCAAATTCTTCATCCTCGATGATCAGGCGTATCACTACATGCAGATGCTTCAGCTTCCGGCTTATCTGCGGACCACCGCCACCATCCTGGCCCGCCTGGATTACAAGGCCCTGGCCCAAGCTCTCGGCCTGGCTTATCTAGACATCACCCGCCACGACCAGCTCGACGAGCGCCTCCGCCAGGCCCTGGAGCATCCCGGCCCGGTCCTGGTGCGCGTGGCCACGGATTACCACGAGCGGAAAATCCGCTGGATCGAAGCCGTCCGCCGCCGCTATGCCCGCGAACTCACCCCGGCGCAGAAAGCCCGCTTCCTGGCCCGCATCGGTGCCCGCGCCCTCCGCCTCAAAGAAAGCGACTGA
- the crcB gene encoding fluoride efflux transporter CrcB, translating into MTVDNTSGIWGLWLQPIVLVGLGSAIGGNLRYWLGRWVEAQQWPGGLPWGTIWVNLTGSLLLGFLAVWLLERLGPEWRGWYLFLGTGLCGGYTTFSTFEWETLQLIRQGSWPLAVLNVVVSVLAGLLALGCGVLLAVWLLPRR; encoded by the coding sequence ATGACTGTGGACAATACCAGTGGCATCTGGGGACTGTGGCTGCAACCGATCGTCCTGGTGGGCCTCGGCAGTGCGATTGGAGGGAACCTGCGCTATTGGCTCGGCCGATGGGTGGAGGCGCAGCAGTGGCCCGGCGGGCTGCCCTGGGGCACGATCTGGGTCAATCTGACCGGTTCCCTGCTCCTGGGCTTTCTGGCTGTCTGGCTTTTGGAGCGGCTGGGACCGGAGTGGCGGGGATGGTACCTGTTTTTGGGGACCGGCCTGTGCGGAGGCTATACCACCTTTTCCACCTTCGAGTGGGAAACGCTGCAATTGATTCGGCAGGGAAGCTGGCCGCTGGCAGTGCTGAATGTGGTCGTCAGCGTTCTCGCCGGTCTGCTGGCGTTGGGGTGCGGCGTCCTCTTGGCGGTGTGGTTATTGCCTCGGCGCTAA
- a CDS encoding DUF190 domain-containing protein yields MKKLPAQAVPAEDGQRMKLEGEQTLLRVVLRSTDRYSWRRRTVEELLRRALARGLMGATVLEGEGGLDSAGQFVGSSRWSLVRRRLLVAEFLDAPAIIGAFLSDAAAVVRRGTLMLERAHVLVFRRRQEQMQAIRTHLAVPDRVPPSACLPAAEEFPLMRTFVDGYLLRIFMDDSDEWRGQPLYQAILHQAQQLGLHSLVVLRAPLGYGTHRRVHSPRSADYLTDLPVLVEVVDSREQIERLLPFLDEAVPEGLVTIEGVKMWRKVEA; encoded by the coding sequence ATGAAAAAATTACCAGCCCAAGCCGTACCCGCCGAGGATGGGCAGCGGATGAAGCTCGAAGGGGAGCAGACCCTGCTGCGCGTGGTGCTGCGTTCGACGGACCGTTACAGTTGGCGGCGCCGGACGGTGGAGGAGTTGCTGCGCCGGGCGCTGGCCCGCGGTCTGATGGGGGCGACGGTCCTGGAAGGGGAAGGAGGGCTGGATAGCGCGGGGCAGTTCGTCGGGTCGAGCCGGTGGAGTCTGGTCCGCCGCCGCCTACTCGTGGCCGAGTTTCTGGATGCTCCAGCGATCATCGGCGCTTTTTTGTCCGACGCCGCCGCGGTCGTTCGGCGGGGCACCCTGATGCTCGAACGCGCCCACGTGCTGGTGTTTCGCCGCCGCCAGGAGCAGATGCAAGCCATCCGCACCCACCTGGCCGTTCCGGACCGGGTTCCCCCGTCCGCCTGCTTGCCTGCCGCCGAGGAGTTTCCCCTGATGCGTACCTTTGTGGACGGCTATCTGCTGCGCATTTTCATGGACGATTCCGATGAGTGGCGCGGCCAGCCGCTGTATCAGGCGATCCTGCATCAGGCCCAGCAGTTGGGCTTGCACTCCCTGGTGGTCCTGCGCGCCCCGTTGGGCTACGGCACGCACCGGCGGGTCCATAGTCCGCGCTCCGCCGATTACCTCACCGACTTGCCGGTCCTCGTGGAAGTCGTGGACAGCCGCGAGCAGATCGAACGCCTCCTGCCGTTTCTGGACGAGGCGGTGCCGGAGGGGTTGGTCACCATCGAAGGGGTGAAGATGTGGCGGAAGGTGGAGGCGTAG
- a CDS encoding glycosyltransferase family 2 protein has protein sequence MKSAACGNAFADARGAFADEPAPTESAAGVWPFVSVLVPVRNEERHLERTLQALLTQDYPTERYEVIVADGQSEDGTVAIVRRWQERYAQLHLVANPRRWSSAGRNAAWRHSRGEYIVIVDGHCHLPDRRYLRHVVEAFATSGADCLGRPQPLEVPDPTPFQEAVALARRSWLGHNPDSDIFADTPRFIPAQNTAVAYRREVFHQVGLFDETFDACEDVEFNTRVDQAGLRCYFAPALRVHYEPRRSFGALFYQLRRYGTGRARLAFKHPQALTLPAVLPPLLLVGLLASLLAAAFWPHLLLLLGLAAAGYLLLLVAVSLVVGRGRSWRVRCRIPLAFVAIHFGFAWGFLEEVVRQIGRRVRRVVQKLRAWLPMRWAIQKLRAIGQRWRGALVRPYALDQPGRSPAEETDERGPIQATAAGGGAGGG, from the coding sequence GTGAAATCTGCTGCTTGCGGCAATGCCTTCGCGGATGCCCGCGGTGCGTTCGCTGATGAACCTGCACCCACCGAGTCTGCCGCGGGAGTGTGGCCGTTTGTCAGCGTCCTGGTGCCGGTGCGCAATGAGGAACGGCATCTGGAACGGACCTTACAGGCCCTGCTGACTCAGGATTACCCCACAGAGCGGTATGAGGTCATCGTCGCGGATGGGCAATCCGAGGATGGGACGGTGGCGATCGTCCGGCGCTGGCAGGAGCGGTATGCTCAGTTGCATCTGGTGGCGAATCCGCGGCGCTGGTCTTCGGCGGGGCGCAACGCGGCCTGGCGGCACTCCCGCGGCGAATACATCGTCATCGTGGATGGCCATTGCCATCTGCCGGACCGGCGCTATCTGCGGCATGTGGTCGAGGCGTTTGCCACAAGCGGAGCCGATTGCCTGGGGCGGCCCCAACCCCTGGAAGTGCCGGACCCGACGCCGTTCCAGGAAGCGGTGGCCCTGGCTCGGCGCAGTTGGCTCGGCCACAACCCGGACTCGGACATCTTTGCCGACACGCCGCGCTTCATTCCGGCGCAAAACACCGCGGTGGCTTACCGCCGAGAGGTCTTCCACCAGGTGGGGCTGTTTGACGAAACGTTCGATGCCTGTGAAGATGTCGAGTTCAACACGCGGGTGGATCAGGCGGGGTTGCGCTGCTATTTCGCTCCAGCTTTGCGAGTGCATTACGAACCGCGGCGCAGTTTCGGGGCGTTGTTTTATCAGCTCCGCCGTTATGGCACGGGCCGCGCCCGCCTGGCGTTCAAGCATCCGCAAGCGCTGACGCTGCCGGCGGTCCTGCCGCCGCTGCTCCTTGTGGGACTGCTGGCGTCTCTTCTCGCCGCTGCTTTTTGGCCGCATCTGCTTCTGCTGCTGGGTCTCGCCGCCGCGGGGTATCTTTTGCTCCTGGTCGCAGTTTCCCTCGTTGTGGGGCGGGGCCGATCCTGGCGCGTGCGCTGCCGCATTCCGCTGGCCTTTGTCGCCATTCATTTCGGCTTTGCCTGGGGGTTTCTGGAGGAAGTGGTCCGTCAGATAGGGCGGCGAGTGCGGCGAGTGGTCCAGAAGCTGCGGGCGTGGCTTCCCATGCGGTGGGCGATCCAGAAGCTGCGGGCCATCGGACAACGCTGGCGCGGCGCTCTGGTACGGCCTTATGCCCTGGACCAGCCGGGCCGTTCCCCAGCGGAGGAGACGGACGAGAGGGGGCCGATCCAGGCTACCGCCGCGGGGGGAGGAGCCGGCGGAGGCTGA
- a CDS encoding Dabb family protein — protein MATPRLAHNVFFKLKDASPEKIQALVEDCKKYLNVQPGIVFFAAGPRCTELTRDVNDVDWHVGLHIVFIDKAAHDAYQEDATHNEFIARNKANWAAVRVFDSLV, from the coding sequence ATGGCGACGCCCCGTTTGGCCCACAACGTCTTTTTCAAGCTTAAAGATGCTAGTCCCGAAAAAATCCAGGCGCTGGTCGAGGACTGCAAAAAGTATCTCAACGTGCAGCCGGGGATTGTGTTCTTCGCCGCCGGACCGCGCTGCACGGAGCTGACGCGCGATGTGAATGATGTGGACTGGCACGTCGGTCTGCACATCGTGTTTATCGACAAAGCGGCGCACGATGCCTACCAGGAAGATGCCACCCACAATGAGTTCATCGCTCGGAACAAGGCGAACTGGGCCGCGGTGCGGGTTTTCGATTCCCTGGTGTGA
- a CDS encoding lipoate--protein ligase family protein, with amino-acid sequence MHCLEYTGPTAAENLAWEEALLLHAEESGGPELLRLWELEQPAVVLGAGGCVAAEVCQAHCQEDGIPILRRASGGGTVLLGPGCLCFTLVLRYDRAPLLHDIRRSFAYVLERIITALAPEVRLHLQGSDLTLDDRKVSGNAQQRKRRYFLHHGTLLYAVQAADYARYLLPPPRQPEYRRLRSHEQFVTNLPFTAAELRRRLLQNWDAREPFDPRPLWPRVQELMTEKYAQDAWHLRR; translated from the coding sequence ATGCATTGTCTGGAGTATACCGGTCCAACGGCGGCGGAGAATCTGGCCTGGGAGGAAGCCCTGCTGCTGCACGCGGAAGAGAGCGGCGGCCCGGAATTATTGCGGCTCTGGGAATTGGAGCAACCGGCGGTCGTACTTGGTGCGGGCGGCTGCGTCGCCGCGGAAGTCTGCCAAGCGCACTGTCAAGAGGATGGCATTCCGATCCTGCGCCGGGCCAGCGGCGGCGGCACCGTGTTGCTCGGTCCCGGCTGCCTGTGCTTCACCCTGGTGCTGCGCTACGATCGCGCCCCGCTGTTGCACGACATCCGCCGCTCCTTCGCCTATGTGCTGGAGCGGATCATCACCGCTTTGGCGCCGGAGGTCCGCCTCCATCTTCAGGGAAGCGACCTGACGCTGGACGATCGAAAAGTTTCGGGCAATGCCCAGCAGCGCAAGCGGCGGTATTTTCTGCATCACGGTACGCTGCTCTACGCGGTGCAAGCTGCTGACTACGCCCGCTATCTGCTCCCGCCGCCCCGGCAACCGGAGTACCGCCGCCTGCGTTCCCACGAGCAGTTCGTGACCAATCTGCCCTTCACCGCTGCTGAGCTGCGCCGCCGCCTGCTTCAGAACTGGGACGCACGCGAACCGTTCGACCCCCGCCCCCTCTGGCCCCGCGTGCAAGAGTTGATGACGGAAAAATACGCCCAGGACGCCTGGCACCTCCGCCGCTGA
- a CDS encoding exosortase-associated EpsI family protein → MRGISAIGAIVAAGLLVVAAWVHGASTQRWRLPPAQADRVERLHALEIRFADWRPTLLTTEELPPHEKSRATARHYGPAHSGEGAVVTLISGPPGAVTIHTPDVCYPASGYRVLSGPRRQTVTLPDGTVAAYYVADFEKRSATQRDRVRVRWSWSDFGTWSAPDRPRWQFARQLQLAPVLFKLYVATPLAGDELASQREDDETIRAFTQAALSQYAAALSRP, encoded by the coding sequence ATGCGCGGAATCAGTGCGATCGGTGCGATCGTGGCAGCCGGCCTGCTGGTCGTGGCGGCTTGGGTGCACGGAGCCAGTACGCAGCGCTGGCGTCTGCCCCCGGCTCAGGCGGACCGCGTGGAACGGCTGCACGCTCTGGAGATTCGCTTTGCGGACTGGCGGCCCACGCTGCTGACCACGGAGGAGTTGCCCCCCCACGAGAAGAGTCGGGCGACGGCGCGGCATTACGGTCCGGCCCACTCCGGGGAAGGAGCGGTGGTCACGCTGATCAGCGGTCCGCCCGGTGCTGTCACCATTCACACGCCGGATGTTTGCTATCCCGCCAGCGGCTATCGGGTGCTTTCCGGCCCGCGCCGGCAGACCGTGACCCTGCCTGATGGCACCGTGGCTGCCTATTACGTAGCGGACTTCGAGAAGCGCTCCGCCACGCAGCGGGACCGCGTCCGCGTGCGCTGGTCCTGGAGCGACTTTGGGACCTGGTCCGCTCCCGATCGGCCCCGCTGGCAATTCGCCCGGCAACTGCAATTGGCCCCCGTGCTCTTCAAATTGTACGTGGCCACACCTCTGGCGGGGGATGAGCTAGCAAGTCAGCGCGAGGATGACGAGACGATCCGCGCCTTCACCCAGGCCGCTTTGAGCCAGTACGCGGCGGCGCTGTCTCGCCCCTGA
- the fae gene encoding formaldehyde-activating enzyme: MSVMYVGEALVLEGNDLPNVAHIDLVIGPKDGPVGEAFANALARQSQGHTNLLAVISPNIPAKPATVMITKVTLKGSKQVMQMFGPAQAAVARAVVDSVVEGVIPKDKAEEWCIVCGVFIDPNANDNKKIYKNNYEATKLAIRRALQQKPTIDEIIAQKETKHPFE, translated from the coding sequence ATGTCGGTGATGTATGTGGGTGAAGCCCTGGTGCTGGAAGGGAATGATCTGCCGAACGTGGCCCACATCGATCTGGTGATCGGCCCGAAAGACGGACCGGTCGGGGAAGCGTTTGCCAACGCCTTGGCCCGCCAATCCCAAGGCCATACCAACCTCCTCGCGGTGATCAGCCCGAACATTCCCGCCAAGCCGGCCACAGTCATGATCACCAAGGTGACCCTCAAGGGGAGCAAGCAAGTGATGCAGATGTTCGGCCCGGCTCAGGCGGCGGTGGCCCGCGCCGTCGTCGATAGCGTCGTCGAAGGAGTCATCCCCAAGGACAAGGCCGAAGAGTGGTGCATCGTCTGCGGCGTGTTCATCGACCCCAACGCCAATGACAACAAAAAAATCTACAAGAACAACTACGAAGCGACCAAACTGGCCATCCGCCGAGCGCTGCAACAGAAGCCGACCATCGACGAAATCATCGCCCAGAAGGAAACGAAGCATCCGTTTGAATAA
- a CDS encoding flavin reductase family protein, with product MTDTPDYAAALGRIPSGLFVLTVRRQQEEAALLISWVQQCSMVPPRLSLALRQGRPILDWLTQGAVFVLNILGEGNRELVAHFGKGWEPGTDAFAGVKVRREHLPAPVLCEAHAYLICRVAGHCPAGDHILVLADITGGAILHEGRPTVHIRKNGLRY from the coding sequence ATGACCGATACGCCAGATTATGCCGCGGCGTTGGGCCGCATTCCCAGTGGGTTATTCGTTCTGACAGTCCGCCGCCAGCAGGAGGAAGCCGCCCTGCTGATCAGTTGGGTGCAGCAGTGTTCGATGGTTCCCCCGCGGCTGAGTCTGGCCCTGCGTCAAGGGCGGCCCATCCTCGACTGGCTGACTCAGGGAGCGGTCTTTGTCCTCAACATTCTGGGGGAAGGGAACCGGGAGCTGGTCGCCCACTTCGGCAAAGGGTGGGAACCGGGAACGGATGCCTTCGCGGGCGTGAAGGTGCGGCGAGAGCATCTGCCGGCTCCGGTGCTCTGCGAAGCCCATGCCTATCTCATCTGCCGGGTGGCCGGACATTGCCCCGCGGGAGACCACATCCTCGTGCTCGCCGACATCACCGGCGGGGCCATCCTGCACGAGGGGCGCCCCACCGTTCACATTCGCAAAAACGGCTTGCGCTACTAG
- a CDS encoding sugar transferase has protein sequence MAPTLLSSSGSSKLQVRSANRTSAVPRLRRRLAVPPLVVPPPTVGERLRDALEALLAAGLLLLTAPLCVLCCLLVRVTSRGPAIYSQSRVGRGGRIFTLYKIRTMYHDCEKATGPRWSGPNDPRITPVGRILRKLHLDELPQLWNVIRGDMRLIGPRPERPEIVARLREHIVGYDRRHLVKPGITGFAQIHLPPDTCLRSVRNKLAYDLFYIRRRHWRFDLYILLATVLKLLGLRRLYHRPPRYPTA, from the coding sequence ATGGCACCGACTCTGCTTTCGTCCTCCGGCAGCAGCAAGCTGCAAGTGCGTTCCGCGAACCGTACGTCAGCGGTTCCGCGCCTCCGCCGCCGCCTGGCTGTCCCGCCGCTGGTGGTTCCGCCTCCAACGGTGGGAGAAAGACTGCGCGATGCTCTGGAAGCGCTGCTGGCAGCGGGACTGTTGCTGCTAACCGCTCCGCTGTGCGTGCTCTGTTGCCTGCTGGTGCGCGTGACTTCCCGCGGTCCGGCGATCTACTCCCAAAGCCGGGTCGGCCGCGGAGGCCGCATCTTCACCCTCTACAAAATCCGCACCATGTACCACGACTGCGAGAAGGCGACCGGACCCCGCTGGAGCGGCCCTAACGATCCGCGCATCACCCCTGTGGGACGCATCCTGCGGAAACTCCACCTCGATGAACTGCCCCAATTGTGGAACGTAATCCGGGGGGATATGCGCCTCATCGGCCCACGCCCTGAACGGCCCGAAATCGTCGCCCGACTGCGCGAACACATCGTCGGTTACGACCGCCGCCATCTCGTCAAGCCCGGCATCACCGGATTCGCCCAAATCCACCTGCCCCCGGATACCTGTTTGCGCAGCGTCCGCAACAAATTGGCTTACGACCTCTTCTACATCCGGCGGCGCCACTGGCGCTTCGACCTGTACATTCTGCTGGCCACCGTGCTGAAACTCCTGGGCTTGCGCCGGCTCTATCACCGCCCGCCGCGCTATCCCACCGCCTGA
- a CDS encoding DUF1501 domain-containing protein, whose protein sequence is MDRVCPGPRVTRRQMLQVGLASYVGLSLPQVLRAEQQRRTLPARADACLIIFLNGGPSHLDMWDPKPLAPAEIRGEFRPIPTSVPGVHFSEHLPKLARQMHRCTLIRSMHHSVNNAHAAAVYCALTGHDRGEIGGGARPDDHPCIGAVAGRQRPPQTAMPAHVLLPFITKEGAGGPPQPGFFAGWLGKHYDPFVILKDPNAPDFGLPELTFGPDITPQRLDQRRRLIDQLLQGQSRLAPTDLDTARLRAYELLTSPALREAVRLDREPVKLRDAYGRNIYGQSILLARRLLEAGTRVVCMSWAPDANATWDTHGSNFVKLKRELLPQLDAAVSTLLEDLAARGRLERTLVAVLGDFGRTPRINGNNAGRDHWNFCYSVLLAGGGIRAGYVHGASDKIGARPSLHPVTPADLIATIYTCLGIPPDLELYDRLQRPLVVCPWGNPISAILS, encoded by the coding sequence ATGGATCGTGTCTGTCCTGGTCCGCGAGTGACGCGCCGGCAGATGTTGCAAGTCGGCCTGGCTTCTTACGTGGGTTTGAGTTTGCCGCAGGTGTTGCGCGCGGAGCAGCAGCGGCGAACGCTTCCGGCTCGTGCGGACGCCTGCCTGATCATCTTCCTCAACGGGGGTCCGTCGCATCTGGACATGTGGGACCCCAAGCCGCTGGCGCCGGCGGAGATCCGCGGGGAGTTCCGGCCGATTCCGACCTCGGTGCCGGGGGTGCACTTCAGCGAGCATTTGCCGAAACTGGCGCGGCAGATGCACCGCTGCACGTTGATCCGTTCGATGCATCACAGCGTCAACAACGCCCATGCGGCGGCGGTGTATTGTGCCTTGACGGGGCATGATCGCGGGGAGATTGGCGGGGGCGCCCGCCCGGATGATCATCCGTGCATCGGCGCGGTGGCCGGCCGGCAGCGCCCGCCCCAGACGGCCATGCCGGCGCATGTGCTCTTGCCGTTCATCACCAAGGAAGGAGCGGGAGGACCGCCGCAACCCGGCTTCTTCGCCGGTTGGCTGGGCAAACACTACGATCCTTTCGTCATCCTGAAGGACCCCAATGCGCCGGACTTCGGCCTGCCGGAGTTGACCTTCGGTCCGGACATCACCCCCCAGCGCCTGGATCAGCGCCGCCGCCTGATCGACCAGTTGCTCCAGGGGCAGTCCCGCCTGGCTCCCACCGATTTGGATACCGCCCGCCTGCGCGCCTACGAATTGCTCACCTCCCCCGCCCTGCGGGAAGCGGTCCGTCTGGATCGGGAACCGGTCAAACTCCGGGACGCCTACGGGCGGAACATTTACGGCCAGAGCATTCTGCTTGCACGGCGCTTGCTCGAAGCTGGTACGCGGGTGGTCTGCATGTCCTGGGCGCCGGATGCCAACGCCACCTGGGACACCCACGGGAGCAATTTTGTCAAGCTCAAGCGTGAATTGCTTCCGCAGCTTGACGCCGCCGTCTCGACCTTGCTGGAAGACCTGGCCGCACGCGGACGGCTGGAACGGACCCTGGTGGCTGTCCTGGGCGATTTCGGCCGTACGCCCCGGATCAACGGCAACAACGCCGGGCGGGACCACTGGAACTTCTGCTACTCCGTCCTGCTGGCCGGCGGCGGCATTCGCGCCGGGTATGTCCACGGAGCCAGTGATAAGATCGGCGCCCGGCCCAGCTTGCACCCCGTGACTCCCGCCGACCTGATCGCCACGATCTACACCTGCCTCGGCATCCCTCCCGATCTGGAACTGTATGACCGCCTCCAGCGGCCTCTGGTCGTCTGCCCCTGGGGCAATCCGATCTCGGCGATCCTGAGTTAG